In the Colletotrichum higginsianum IMI 349063 chromosome 7 map unlocalized unitig_7, whole genome shotgun sequence genome, one interval contains:
- a CDS encoding Transmembrane amino acid transporter — translation MTKMKKEDIEGLGPVSTHSQNGQVLEDPNSSYDAVFGEIKEGGPNYRNVGWKGTVALMMKTQIGLGVLSIPNVFDVLGIVPGVIALIGIAAITTWSDYIVGVFKLRHPEVYGIDDVGRLLFGRVGREFFGIVFCLYWIFVAGSGMLGASIALNAVSMHGACTAVFVAVAALIGFGFGSIQTLGKITWFAWIGLICILSSIFAVTVAVGVQDRPAAAPQEGHWTSDYKIIGSPTFAEASSALSTLVFAFAGTPAFFSIVSEMRDPRHYTRALIICQSGVTATYIAIGCVVYYFCGSFVASPALGSAGATMKRICYGLAFPGLIVTTTLVIHLPAKYIFVRMLRGSRHLTENTIKHWGIWLGCTFSITVIAYIIASSIPVFDGLVSLVGALFGTLLSFQPMGCMWLYDHWTEGKFEKRPRWIAMVCFSVFVVVSGTFLMIAGAYGSIVGILDSYKVSGGSAAFSCADNSNSV, via the exons atgacgaagatgaagaaagAGGACATTGAAGGCCTGGGACCCGTCTCAACACACTCGCAAAACGGCCAGGTCCTGGAGGACCCCAACTCGTCCTACGATGCCGTCTTCGGCGAGATCAAGGAGGGTGGCCCCAACTACCGTAAT GTTGGCTGGAAGGGAACCGTGGCTCTCATGATGAAGACCCAGATCGGTCTGGGTGTTCTGTCCATCCCCAACGTCTTCGACGTCCTGGGCATCGTGCCGGGCGTGATTGCCCTGATCGGCATTGCCGCCATCACGACGTGGTCCGACTACATCGTCGGTGTCTTTAAGCTCCGTCACCCCGAGGTCTACGGTATCGACGACGTCGGACGCCTGCTGTTCGGCCGAGTCGGACGCGAATTCTTCGGAATCGTCTTCTGCCTCT ACTGGATCTTCGTTGCCGGTTCCGGCATGCTCGGTGCCTCGATCGCGCTCAACGCAGTCTCCATGCACGGCGCATGCACTGCCGTCTTCGTTGCGGTGGCCGCCCTCATCGGGTTCGGCTTTGGAAGCATCCAGACGCTGGGGAAGATTACCTGGTTCGCATGGATCGGCCTCATCTGCATCTTGTCTTCGA TCTTtgccgtcaccgtcgccgtaGGAGTCCAAGACCGaccggccgccgcgccccAAGAGGGCCACTGGACCTCCGACTACAAGATAATCGGGAGCCCGACTTTTGCCgaggcctcgtcggcgctgtCCACCCTggtcttcgccttcgccggcacgccggccttcttctccatcgtGTCCGAGATGCGGGACCCCCGCCACTACACCCGCGCCCTGATCATCTGCCAGAGCGGTGTCACGGCCACCTACATCGCCATCGGGTGCGTCGTCTACTACTTCTGCGGCTCGTTCGTCGCCTCGCCCGCCCTGGGCTCGGCCGGCGCCACCATGAAGAGGATCTGCTACGGCCTCGCTTTCCCCGGCTTGATCGTGACCACGACTCTGGTTATCCAC CTTCCCGCCAAGTACATCTTCGTCCGGATGCTGCGTGGATCCCGGCATTTGACCGAGAACACGATCAAACACTGGGGCATCTGGCTTGGTTGCACCTTTAGCATCACCGTGATCGCATACATCATTGCCAGCTCCATCCCTGTTTTCGACGGCCTCGTGTCACTTGTCGGTGCGCTCTTTGGCACGCTCCTGTCCTTCCAGCCCATGGGCTGCATGTGGCTGTACGACCACTGGACCGAGGGCAAGTTTGagaagaggccgaggtggatTGCCATGGTCTGCTTCagcgtcttcgtcgtcgtcagcggTACCTTCCTAATGATTGCCGGAGCCTATGGCTCGATTGTCGGGATATTGGACAGCTACAAGGTGTCCGGGGGCTCGGCGGCATTTTCCTGCGCCGACAACTCCAACTCTGTCTGA
- a CDS encoding Isotrichodermin C-15 hydroxylase: MAAILTFLWENSTRIVAVALGGALLWQLLLAGYNIALHPLRKYPGPVLQRASPFVWAWQHAFGYQAFSTQRLHDRYGPVVRISPNHLSFTNVEAWKDIYGFQIGKDFEDNEIPKARLFSTTIEEIPTSIVNADREEHQRFRRALSHGFSDSSMRAQEGIIVKYIDKLISRLQKNSDRGKKALNIEAWYNWTTFDIAGDLIFGQSFKCLERSDYHPWIAFILQTIRYNAFMTALKYIGLDPVVQGLFKMGSLSAMAKLQESTHEMMETRLNMVQDRKDLFEAFPSRASRKLTTHAWTKNLSFEKLSANGLILVLAGSETTATTLAGATYLLARNPDVLRKLNNEVRSAFADQSEINIGSVSKLAYMLAVLNEALRLYPPVTSGLIREIPNGGCQIASEFVPKGTFVEVQQWSANHSPDNWTRPWEFRPERFLEGGKGEHNHLDALQAFSLGPRNCIGKKYELPVGPLVLKKSTNEMRFADKKPGCQHQPGVR, translated from the exons ATGGCGGCTATCTTGACATTCCTGTGGGAGAATTCCACCCGTATCGTGGCAGTTGCCCTGGGAGGC GCTCTTCTCTGGCAACTCCTCCTTGCCGGCTACAACATCGCCCTCCACCCCCTTCGCAAATACCCGGGCCCGGTTCTTCAGCGCGCCTCTCCTTTCGTCTGGGCATGGCAGCATGCCTTTGGATACCAGGCCTTCAGCACCCAGCGTCTCCACGATCGGTACGGCCCCGTGGTGCGCATAAGCCCGAACCACTTGTCCTTCACCAATGTCGAGGCATGGAAGGACATCTACGGCTTCCAGATCGGCAAGGACTTCGAGGACAACGAGATCCCCAAGGCTCGCCTGTTTTCCACGACGATTGAGGAGATCCCGACGAGCATCGTGAATGCCGACCGCGAGGAGCACCAGCGCTTCCGCCGTGCGCTGTCCCACGGTTTCTCTGACAGCTCCATGAGGGCGCAGGAGGGTATTATTGTCAAGTACATTGACAAACTCATCAGCCGGCTGCAGAAGAACTCCGATAGGGGGAAGAAGGCACTCAATATCGAGGCCTGGTACAATTGGACGACGTTCGATATCGCTGGCGACCTCATCTTTGGGCAGTCGTTCAAGTGCCTAGAAAGGTCCGACTATCATCCGTGGATCGCCTTCATTTTACAGACCATACGCTACAACGCCTTCATGACCGCCTTGAAGTATATCGGACTCGACCCCGTTGTTCAGGGGTTGTTCAAGATGGGCAGCCTTTCTGCCATGGCCAAGCTACAGGAAAGCACACACGAGATGATGGAAACACGGCTGAACATGGTACAGGACAGAAAGGATCTTTTCGAGG CCTTTCCTTCCAGAGCCTCTAGAAAGCTGACAACGCACGCCTGGACCAAGAATCTCTCTTTTGAGAAGCTCTCGGCCAATGGGCTCATCTTGGTGCTCGCGGGCTCCGAGACTACGGCAACGACCCTCGCAGGCGCCACATACCTCCTTGCGAGAAACCCGGACGTGCTGCGGAAATTGAACAACGAAGTCCGCTCGGCCTTTGCCGACCAGAGCGAGATCAATATCGGTTCCGTGAGCAAGCTGGCGTATATGCTTGCGGTGCTCAACGAAGCGTTGCGACTCTACCCCCCCGTGACGTCTGGTCTAATCCGGGAGATCCCCAACGGCGGATGCCAAATCGCGTCAGAGTTTGTTCCAAAGGGA ACCTTTGTCGAAGTCCAACAATGGTCGGCGAACCATAGCCCAGACAACTGGACCAGGCCGTGGGAGTTCCGGCCGGAGCGTTTCCTAGAAGGTGGAAAGGGGGAGCACAACCACCTGGACGCCCTGCAAGCTTTCAGCCTGGGACCGCGCAACTGCATAGGGAAGAAGTACGAACTACCCGTGGGCCCCTTGGTTCTCAAAAAAAGCACAAACGAGATGAGGTTTGCTGACAAGAAACCTGGTTGTCAACATCAGCCTGGCGTACGCTGA
- a CDS encoding Sarcosine oxidase, protein MTIRHSDPIIIVGAGAFGLSTAYHLSLAGYTNISVFDKHEQIPPRDSAANDINKIFRAEYEDPFYTNLTIKAAAAWQTPLFAPSFHRTGFLHCVSAKAPERASETLQRFQKASEDHPLLAKHVVPINGGKDINHNVWQYGEGPCSGWKGYLNRFDGYVHSGNALIALYNATRVRGVKFFLGQHGVVGEVVYQASPEGRKATGIKTQAGHHVPSKLVIVAVGAAAARLIPECSRQVVAKSWSVAHVELTDDETSALRGIPVTYARDLGFYFEPDPKTNLLKLCPMGGGYINTDPDTGVSLPPAYEESQFMPLHDQQKVRQLLAETLPALKDRPLVKQTICWFADTADSDFIIDYVPESNGSVVLMSGDSGHAAKLIPLVGDWVKSLLEAPDSKQPVERWRWKEPKTKDDGKWGDTVSWRLGSTVEFAEIRKARQSKL, encoded by the exons ATGACTATCCGTCATTCCGACCCAATCATCATcgtgggcgccggcgcgTTTGGACTGTCCACGGCCTACCACCTCTCTCTGGCCGGTTACACGAACATATCCGTTTTCGACAAGCACGAGCAGATCCCCCCTCGGGAttccgccgccaacgacatCAACAAGATCTTCAGGGCCGAGTACGAAGACCCCTTTTACACGAACCTCACTATT AaagctgcagcagcatggcAAACGCCGCTTTTCGCACCGTCCTTCCACCGGACTGGCTTCCTCCACTGCGTCTCGGCCAAGGCTCCTGAACGAGCGTCCGAGACGCTTCAGAGATTCCAAAAGGCATCGGAAGACCACCCGCTCCTGGCAAAACATGTGGTCCCCATCAACGGGGGGAAAGACATCAACCATAACGTCTGGCAGTACGGCGAAGGCCCGTGTTCCGGCTGGAAGGGCTACCTCAACCGCTTCGACGGCTACGTGCATTCGGGAAACGCCTTGATTGCGCTCTACAACGCGACCCGCGTCCGTGGGGTCAAGttcttcctcggccagcaCGGTGTCGTAGGGGAAGTTGTCTACCAAGCCTCCCCCGAGGGGAGGAAAGCCACCGGCATCAAGACACAGGCGGGCCACCACGTGCCATCCAAGCTCGTCATTGTCGCCGTGGGagcggccgcggcgaggtTGATACCGGAGTGCAGCAGGCAAGTCGTGGCCAAGTCGTGGTCCGTAGCCCACGTCGAGCTCACGGACGACGAGACCTCGGCCCTCCGGGGCATCCCAGTCACCTACGCCCGCGATCTCGGGTTCTACTTCGAGCCTGACCCCAAGACCAACCTGCTCAAGCTGTGCCCCATGGGCGGGGGCTACATCAACACGGATCCGGACACGGGCgtctcgctgccgccggcgtaCGAGGAGAGCCAGTTCATGCCGCTCCACGACCAGCAAAAGGTGCGGCAACTCCTCGCCGAGACCCTCCCGGCCCTCAAAGACCGGCCCCTCGTCAAGCAGACCATCTGTTGGTTCGCGGACACAGCGGACTCGGACTTCATCATCGACTACGTGCCTGAGTCGAACGGGTCGGTAGTGCTCATGTCTGGCGACTCGGGGCACGCGGCCAAGTTGATCCCGCTCGTCGGAGACTGGGTCAAGAGCCTGCTCGAGGCGCCGGACAGTAAGCAGCCCGTGGAGAGGTGGCGCTGGAAGGAGCCTAAGACGAAGGACGATGGAAAATGGGGTGATACCGTCAGCTGGCGTCTGGGGAGCACCGTCGAGTTTGCCGAGATCCGCAAGGCGAGACAGTCGAAGTTGTAG
- a CDS encoding C6 zinc finger protein, which yields MASETSASQPSTPAPDKPRTVLACVFCHQRKIKCDRKSPCANCIKSDQPCVPSTRAPPGAGRRRVVKDLLDRLHQCESLLSQVAPHDAERGGRPVYPGTPGSTTAAAASAPSPAMSWVSYEEARKQPSSRPGGKIVCDEGRATFMESPLRGNVLDHFSKLSLDDKDNERSTNPSASCSTSERGEPAHQKSMDFDLLALGPVEVLRLWQVFLERVNPMVKIVHVPSLEPLVFEAATDRFNLSPDFEALLCSINVVAIMALSDAEAVQMLNVEKSKALRNSMFALKKALAKLDFMRRYNITILQCLVLYLVSLQGQFDRHAAWILTGTLVRIAQRMGLHRDGEFIGLSPFETEIRRRIWWQIIMLETKYAILAGFCDTLLPPNWDTKLPSNVNDVDLLPGSSEPVKSREGATEMAFCLMLYESRVFFCENPAPDFEAVILGGGTVSTERSKRFAGQPLEKYRQLVDQYEERLVAAERRYTNASAGGIHLIASKIRSLTAQRMRDMILHAREPWDDIDNADAGSSSGSGSQQSFFRAWVISFESDVNWYDAIDERFTWYLKLHFQADAFSVMIELLQWQPVGTLVDRAWRAVDRLYHHHRELYDVGKRENLQRAENLLAGWGRRELAFRNLGISCDTPFVVARLRTFEAFRQHQAGLPPLEQWPPATGSDDGAAMFSYANISDFETFDGGLPPGSGGASAFGHLGSTAPGQHAL from the exons ATGGCATCCGAGACCTCAGCGTCGCAACCGAGCACCCCGGCACCCGACAAGCCGCGCACCGTCCTGGCCTGTGTCTTCTGCCACCAGCGCAAGATCAAGTGTGACCGCAAGTCTCCCTGCGCCAACTGCATCAAG TCTGATCAGCCGTGTGTCCCGTCGACGCGAGCGCCCCCCGGTGCCGGGAGACGGCGCGTCGTGAAGGACTTGCTCGATAGGTTGCACCAGTGCGAGAGTCTCTTGAGCCAGGTAGCACCCCACGATGCCGAGAGGGGCGGCCGTCCCGTCTACCCCGGCACGCCGGGAtcgacgacagcggcggcggcgtcggcaccgAGCCCGGCCATGTCCTGGGTGAGCTACGAGGAAGCCCGGAAGCAGCCCAGTTCCAGACCCGGCGGCAAGATCGTGTGCGATGAGGGCCGCGCCACCTTTATGGAAAGCCCGCTTCGGGGGAATGTCCTTGACCAC TTCTCAAAATTGAGCCTCGATGACAAGGACAACGAACGCTCGACGAACCCGTCCGCGTCCTGCAGCACCTCCGAGCGAGGCGAGCCGGCGCACCAAAAGTCCATGGACTTTGACCTGCTGGCGCTGGGgcccgtcgaggtcctcaGGCTGTGGCAGGTGTTCCTGGAACGCGTCAACCCCATGGTCAAGATCGTCCACGTCCCCAGCCTGGAGCCGCTGGTCTTCGAGGCCGCGACGGACCGCTTCAACCTCAGCCCCGACTTCGAGGCCCTGCTGTGCTCCATCAACGTGGTCGCCATCATGGCCCTCTCGGACGCCGAGGCGGTCCAGATGCTCAACGTCGAGAAGAGCAAGGCGCTGCGCAACTCCATGTTTGCGCTGAAGAAGGCCCTCGCCAAGCTCGACTTCATGAGGAGATACAACATCACAATATTACAGTGTTTGGTCTTGTACTTG GTCTCCCTTCAGGGGCAGTTCGACCGGCACGCGGCGTGGATCCTGACCGGGACACTGGTCAGGATAGCCCAGCGGATGGGCCTCCACCGCGATGGCGAGTTCATCGGGCTATCGCCGTTCGAAACGGAAATCAGGCGGCGGATCTGGTGGCAGATCATCATGCTGGAGACCAAGtacgccatcctcgccggcttCTGCGACACTCTTCTACCGCCCAACTGGGACACGAAACTGCCCTCCAAcgtcaacgacgtcgaccttTTGCCGGGCTCCTCGGAGCCAGTCAAGTCGCGCGAGGGGGCCACCGAGATGGCCTTCTGCCTGATGCTCTACGAGTCccgcgtcttcttctgcgAGAACCCGGCCCCCGacttcgaggccgtcatcctcggcggcggcaccgtgAGCACCGAACGCTCCAAGCGGTTCGCGGGGCAGCCCCTCGAGAAGTACCGGCAGCTGGTCGACCAGTACGAGGAGCGGCTGGTGGCCGCCGAGAGACGATACACGAACGCaagcgccggcggcatccaCCTCATCGCCAGCAAGATCCGGTCCCTGACGGCGCAGCGGATGCGCGACATGATCCTCCACGCGCGCGAACCATGGGACGATATCGACAACGCTGacgccggcagcagcagcggcagcggcagtcAGCAGTCCTTCTTCCGGGCCTGGGTCATCTCCTTTGAAAGCGACGTCAACTGGtacgacgccatcgacgagcGCTTCACGTGGTACCTCAAGCTGCACTTCCAGGCCGACGCCTTCTCCGTCATGATCGAGCTGCTCCAGTGGCAGCCCGTCGGCACGCTCGTCGACCGGGCGTGGAGGGCCGTCGACCGGCTgtaccaccaccaccgcgaGCTGTACGACGtcgggaagagggagaacCTGCAGCGGGCCGAGAACCTGCTCGCCGGCTGGGGCCGGCGCGAGCTGGCGTTCCGCAACCTGGGCATCTCGTGCGACACGCCCTTCGTCGTCGCGAGGCTGCGGACGTTCGAGGCGTTCCGACAGCACCAGGCGGGcctgccgccgctcgagcagtggccgccggcgacggggtccgacgacggcgccgccatgtTCTCGTACGCGAACATCTCCGACTTTGAGACTTTTGATGGCGGGTTGCCTCCGGGTTCGGGCGGCGCCTCAGCTTTTGGGCATTTGGGTAGCACGGCGCCGGGACAGCATGCTCTTTGA
- a CDS encoding C6 transcription factor: MEPGAGRNKVSKRSSNACVRCRRQKIKCSGSQPCDACGKRRQSCIFDERDQRIVVTRGYIIDLQQRIERWERSRSINEPTLASVEGGPRASKARNSEGDVDIPMRDDSSGGPNAAESTQEKGSAEARPRPPPPVDPVASTLTNPLSTGQSEYTTAPDGRILYLGTSSNWSFVRRLLSITHQHVNKTPLPTNALLFDATAYSLDWNGYRTGDASEMPALPTQDYAIYLVNAVKFHCGQMFHLFDEETFMKSLGHFYSDPNPRPDPTDLWFIHYLLILSFGKAFTTKTSRGRRPPGHDFFVKAMQLLPDLVVLLREPVLSTEILCCVSLYMQCIDFRHHSNNFVRASSSDLHPTITMTYKKCQIGQALRFALGEGMHTDMPAQQLGESHVERCRRLWWTVHILDREMTSLFGLPPSIHDDYVLCQLPTYSGSVQRTAALRMRVRLSGVIGSINRKVYGLDGRLNNKFMLGTKEVLASVAEVADELQQSFALPLEKDTSCVSRTSAHLHLLHHQCIVLATRPLLFCFLKIRFESQSKCTELLGSSQTVRNLIQMCIDSSQQMVSILDCLQSQGLLETFLPFDLEAIFISASSLLLGPAIDPECFGCLDSSLEKVYAVFDEMIMAGNAIAKFRKSELQQLESMLQQLTPWPSQASEQATLVGDAGQTQPREDASPPDTVVSSMTTDPSQHESYSSSIPGTMDDMSYDSGLTMAQLLDMANSIEQEDSEWMSQTIVEHSIW, from the exons ATGGAGCCCGGAGCCGGACGAAACAAGGTATCGAAGCGATCCTCGAATGC CTGCGTGAGGTGCCGCCGTCAGAAGATCAAATGCTCCGGCTCTCAGCCGTGTGATGCCTGTGGCAAGCGGAGACAGTCGTGTATCTTTGACGAGAGAGACCAGCGGATTGTCGTTACCAGAGG ATATATCATCGACCTTCAACAGAGGATCGAACGGTGGGAACGGAGCCGGAGCATCAATGAGCCTACCCTTGCCTCGGTCGAGGGCGGACCTCGTGCCAGTAAAGCAAGAAACA GTGAGGGCGATGTTGACATTCCCATGAGGGATGATTCAAGCGGCGGCCCAAATGCTGCAGAGAGTACGCAAGAGAAAGGAAGCGCGGAAGCCCGGCCCagaccaccaccgccagTAGATCCCGTGGCTTCCACCCTGACCAACCCTTTATCGACCGGCCAGTCCGAGTACACAACAGCCCCGGATGGGAGGATAC TGTACCTCGGGACGTCTTCGAATTGGTCCTTCGtgcgccgcctcctcagCATCACGCACCAGCACGTCAACAAGACCCCCTTGCCGACCAACGCCCTCCTTTTTGACGCCACGGCCTACTCTCTGGACTGGAATGGCTACAGGACCGGAGATGCTTCAGAGATGCCGGCTCTCCCGACGCAAGACTACGCCATCtacctcgtcaacgccgtcaaGTTCCACTGCGGCCAGATGTTCCACCTCTTTGACGAGGAAACCTTCATGAAGTCGCTTGGTCACTTTTACTCGGACCCCAACCCGAGGCCGGACCCGACTGATCTATGGTTCATCCACTATCTCCTCATCCTCTCGTTCGGGAAGGCCTTCACCACGAAGACGAGCCGCGGTAGAAGGCCTCCGGGCCACGACTTCTTCGTCAAGGCAATGCAGCTGCTCCCGGACCTCGTTGTCCTGCTGCGAGAACCGGTGCTGTCTACCGAGATACTTTGCTGCGTTTCCCTGTACATGCAATGCATCGACTTCAGGCACCATTCAAATAACTTTGTGAGAGCCTCTTCTTCTGATTTGCATCCCACTATAACCATGACTTACAAGAAATGCCAGATAGGTCAGGCTCTCCGGTTCGCACTCGGGGAAGGCATGCACACGGATATGCCGGCACAGCAGCTTGGAGAGTCGCACGTCGAAAGATGTCGCAGGCTGTGGTGGACGGTGCATATCCTGGACAGGGAGATGACATCCCTATTTGgcctgccgccgtcgatcCATGACGATTACGTCTTGTGCCAGCTCCCGACCTACTCAGGGTCCGTACAACGGACCGCCGCCCTGCGCATGCGGGTCAGGCTCTCCGGCGTGATAGGGAGCATCAACAGGA AGGTTTACGGCCTCGACGGGAGACTGAACAATAAGTTCATGCTCGGCACCAAAGAAGTGCTCGCCAGCGTCGCAGAAGTTGCCGACGAGCTCCAACAGTCCTTTGCGCTGCCGCTGGAGAAGGACACAAGCTGCGTCTCAAGAACGTCGGCCCACCTTCACCTCCTTCACCATCAA TGTATCGTGCTCGCCACCAGACCGTTGCTCTTCTGCTTCCTGAAGATCCGCTTCGAGTCCCAGAGCAAATGCACAGAGCTCCTGGGTTCCTCTCAGACGGTCCGAAACTTGATCCAGATGTGCATCGACTCCTCGCAGCAAATGGTGTCCATTTTGGATTGTCTTCAGTCACAAGGGCTACTGG AGACCTTTCTCCctttcgacctcgaggcAATATTCATCTCCGCCAGCAGTCTGTTGCTAGGTCCCGCGATAGACCCGGAGTGCTTCGGGTGCCTCGATTCCTCGCTGGAAAAGGTCTACGCGGTCTTTGACGAGATGATCATGGCCGGgaacgccatcgccaagttCCGGAAGTCggagctgcagcagctggaaAGCATGCTGCAACAGCTCACTCCGTGGCCGTCCCAGGCGTCGGAGCAGGCGACTCTCGTGGGCGACGCGGGACAGACGCAACCTCGCGAGGACGCAAGCCCCCCGGACACGGTCGTTTCGTCAATGACAACGGACCCTTCGCAGCACGAGAGCTATTCGTCCTCGATACCGGGGACCATGGACGACATGAGTTATGATAGCGGGCTCACGATGGCGCAGTTGCTGGACATGGCGAACTCCATTGAGCAGGAGGACTCGGAGTGGATGTCTCAGACGATAGTTGAGCATAGCATCTGGTAG